The following coding sequences lie in one Listeria ivanovii subsp. londoniensis genomic window:
- a CDS encoding SRPBCC domain-containing protein — protein MKESIEKHASKSTKVKFELEINAPVTSVFELLTTNAGLVQWFDELEVGEPGPSGHLLFVMTPEEKITMPILAWETNRILSFEWDDDNVTFELSESAENKTLVTFTEQLQTITDHTPRDVAGWHICLKKLQAIAKGNKYDFDKMEFETLFLKYQKGLNAEK, from the coding sequence ATGAAAGAAAGCATTGAAAAGCATGCAAGTAAATCTACTAAGGTTAAATTTGAACTAGAAATAAATGCTCCAGTTACAAGTGTTTTTGAACTATTGACTACAAATGCAGGATTAGTTCAGTGGTTTGATGAACTAGAAGTAGGAGAACCTGGGCCAAGTGGACATCTTCTTTTTGTAATGACGCCTGAAGAAAAAATAACAATGCCAATTTTAGCTTGGGAAACGAATCGAATATTGAGTTTTGAATGGGACGACGATAATGTCACTTTTGAGTTATCTGAATCAGCAGAAAACAAAACACTAGTGACTTTCACCGAACAACTTCAAACTATTACGGATCATACGCCAAGAGACGTTGCTGGTTGGCATATTTGTTTGAAGAAATTACAAGCAATAGCCAAAGGAAACAAGTACGATTTTGATAAAATGGAGTTCGAGACCCTTTTTTTAAAGTACCAAAAAGGATTAAATGCTGAAAAATAA
- a CDS encoding DUF4064 domain-containing protein: MNRQTEFILLIIGASFSILTFFGAALYAILFGFSTFMMYAEPYSYSSGEDTFVVGLFTFFALVAAFFALISAVFGFIGAFKIKNNHAKVTVFGTCFIVLGGLQILTISGILFLIAGILTVSKKEYKTNYIENEGIKWE, from the coding sequence ATGAATAGACAAACAGAATTTATTTTACTAATTATCGGTGCATCATTTAGTATTCTAACTTTTTTCGGAGCTGCTTTATACGCTATTTTATTTGGATTTAGCACTTTTATGATGTATGCGGAGCCTTATTCTTATAGCAGTGGAGAAGATACATTTGTGGTGGGACTATTCACTTTTTTTGCACTTGTAGCTGCTTTTTTCGCTTTGATTTCTGCAGTTTTCGGATTTATCGGTGCATTTAAAATTAAAAATAACCATGCAAAAGTAACAGTTTTTGGTACTTGCTTTATTGTTTTAGGCGGACTACAAATTCTTACTATTTCCGGAATTTTATTTTTAATTGCTGGGATATTAACAGTTAGCAAAAAGGAATATAAAACAAATTATATAGAAAATGAGGGGATAAAATGGGAGTAG
- a CDS encoding inorganic phosphate transporter, which yields MDTVILITIIIVFMGLAFDFINGFHDIANAVATSISTRALKPRVAIGLAAIMNFLGAISFTGVAESLTKSIVDPFSLNNGEFVVLCGLIAAVIWNLMTWLVGMPSSSSHALIGAIAGASIASASSFSVLNWAGFTTIIIALIVSPIIGFTVGYLIYSLFKNLFHDKKLGKMNRRFRFIQIGTAAMQAYWHGTNDAQKTMGIITLALVASGLLQESAGIPFWVQLSCAASMAIGSSVGGYRIIKTVGTKIMKITPVTGVASDLSSLSVIMTATLIHLPVSTTQVIDSSIMGVGTANHKKEVNWRTGKNMVVTWFITLPLAGLLAAVVYWVLAAIFL from the coding sequence ATGGATACGGTTATTTTAATTACGATTATTATCGTTTTTATGGGATTGGCGTTTGACTTTATAAATGGATTTCATGACATTGCGAATGCGGTGGCTACAAGTATTTCAACGAGAGCATTAAAACCTCGAGTGGCAATTGGCTTAGCTGCGATTATGAACTTTTTAGGAGCGATTTCGTTTACTGGGGTAGCAGAATCGCTTACGAAAAGCATTGTTGATCCATTTTCGCTTAATAATGGCGAATTTGTTGTGCTGTGTGGGCTGATTGCAGCGGTTATTTGGAATTTGATGACATGGCTAGTTGGAATGCCTAGTAGCTCCTCTCACGCGCTGATTGGTGCGATAGCAGGAGCATCAATTGCTTCTGCTAGCAGTTTTAGTGTACTTAATTGGGCTGGGTTTACCACAATTATTATTGCGCTGATTGTTTCACCAATTATTGGTTTTACAGTGGGATATTTGATTTATTCGCTCTTTAAAAATCTTTTTCACGATAAAAAATTAGGTAAAATGAACCGCCGTTTTCGTTTTATTCAAATTGGAACTGCGGCAATGCAAGCATATTGGCACGGAACGAACGATGCCCAAAAAACGATGGGAATTATTACGCTAGCTTTGGTGGCTAGTGGTCTTTTGCAAGAATCAGCAGGAATCCCATTTTGGGTACAATTAAGTTGTGCGGCCTCCATGGCAATTGGTTCATCAGTAGGTGGATACCGGATTATCAAAACAGTTGGAACAAAAATTATGAAGATTACTCCAGTCACAGGAGTTGCTTCTGATTTGAGCTCACTGTCAGTAATCATGACAGCCACTCTTATCCATTTGCCAGTCAGTACAACACAAGTAATTGATAGCTCAATTATGGGGGTTGGAACAGCCAATCATAAAAAAGAAGTGAACTGGCGGACAGGTAAAAATATGGTAGTGACTTGGTTTATAACTTTACCACTTGCGGGACTTTTAGCTGCCGTTGTTTACTGGGTTTTAGCAGCGATTTTTTTATAA
- a CDS encoding VOC family protein, producing MKIEHIALWTSNLEKMKDFYVNYFGATANDVYENKTKGFSSYFLTFETGARLELMKRTDVSEEVAGEKLGWAHIAIATESKATVDLLTEKLRKAGFEVLGEARTTGDGYYESVIADPEGNRIEITC from the coding sequence ATGAAAATTGAACATATTGCATTATGGACAAGCAATTTAGAGAAAATGAAAGATTTTTATGTTAATTATTTTGGTGCAACAGCAAACGATGTATACGAAAATAAAACGAAAGGCTTCTCGTCTTACTTTTTGACTTTCGAAACGGGTGCACGTTTAGAATTAATGAAACGTACGGATGTATCAGAAGAAGTAGCTGGTGAAAAATTAGGTTGGGCGCACATTGCAATCGCAACAGAATCAAAAGCAACAGTGGATTTACTGACAGAAAAGCTAAGAAAAGCGGGATTTGAAGTTCTAGGTGAAGCAAGAACAACAGGAGATGGTTACTATGAAAGTGTCATCGCGGATCCAGAAGGAAATCGAATCGAAATCACTTGCTAA
- a CDS encoding DUF1149 family protein, with the protein MDIVTNKIVVEKYNFETILEENGQIENKIELEVHEVEPIGGNVELMAKGKIFKITIPFVLALEKFRIDGRISRIVQVKDYFGQFSDLSIPDVEGLSNPLIDYIKRLTYDVTEIAFDEPGISLDFNANHKG; encoded by the coding sequence GTGGATATAGTAACGAATAAAATTGTCGTAGAAAAATACAACTTCGAAACAATTTTGGAAGAAAACGGGCAAATTGAAAACAAAATTGAATTAGAAGTCCATGAAGTAGAACCAATTGGTGGAAATGTTGAACTAATGGCTAAAGGGAAAATTTTCAAAATAACGATTCCGTTCGTATTAGCACTTGAAAAATTTCGGATTGATGGCAGAATCAGTCGTATCGTTCAAGTGAAAGATTATTTTGGACAGTTTTCAGATCTATCAATTCCAGATGTAGAAGGATTGTCTAACCCATTAATTGATTACATCAAGCGCTTAACATACGATGTGACCGAGATTGCGTTTGATGAGCCAGGGATTAGTCTTGATTTTAATGCTAATCATAAGGGCTAG
- a CDS encoding NusG domain II-containing protein — protein MRQYMKMVRPFDFVIIVILILGSFLPLILFTVAEAKTAGDEVVAIVSQNGTVIREVTLTGHEGNEQFKIKGKGTQYNLMEVDDERIRIKEDNSPDQVGVMMGWKSKPGDTIVCLPHKVFVEIKSTNKESNDPDTDLVVPN, from the coding sequence ATGCGTCAATATATGAAAATGGTACGCCCGTTTGATTTTGTTATTATTGTTATACTAATTTTGGGCTCATTTTTACCATTAATTCTTTTTACTGTAGCGGAAGCAAAAACAGCCGGTGATGAAGTAGTAGCAATCGTCTCACAAAATGGTACAGTTATTCGTGAAGTCACGTTAACAGGACATGAAGGAAATGAACAATTTAAAATTAAAGGAAAAGGTACTCAATATAATTTGATGGAGGTAGACGACGAGAGAATCAGAATTAAAGAAGATAACAGTCCGGATCAAGTAGGTGTGATGATGGGCTGGAAATCCAAACCGGGTGATACGATTGTATGTCTACCACATAAAGTTTTTGTAGAAATTAAATCAACAAATAAAGAAAGTAACGATCCTGATACGGATTTAGTTGTACCGAACTGA
- a CDS encoding Ig-like domain-containing protein, producing the protein MKSLSKMIISSIFLVALMLANPLIGNATTTLPAKISEVFPDDGLADAIASNLNVTVDTVVTEDTLASIDLFQIQMRPVSNIEGLQYLTGATSIDLYSGGGIVDLSPLSELTNLTRLDISRNKITDLSPIANLTNLTSLEVVENYITDLSPLASMSKMVYFSMVNQKITNPEINYATFISIPNKIKDVDGTIVAPSTISNNGVYNSPNVEWSLTAYNSTLSYNYSKIVTIGNSQGYYSGVVTQPLKEIEVAYTADFDVDGAIVETESVQAGELVSAPANPTTKAGYTFAGWYDAKTGGNKWDFAVDKMPANDITLYAQFTIKNDNGGSATVDPTTPDNPEKHDKGKNSKTNIVVSNGASTKASIKTALPKTGDSRLWETFVIGMIFSASGLFLWKKRS; encoded by the coding sequence ATGAAGAGTTTAAGCAAAATGATAATTAGTAGTATTTTTTTAGTAGCACTAATGCTAGCTAATCCGCTTATTGGTAATGCGACTACTACTTTGCCAGCGAAAATTAGTGAGGTTTTTCCAGATGATGGGTTAGCAGATGCGATTGCCAGTAATTTGAATGTTACGGTAGATACTGTTGTTACGGAGGATACATTAGCAAGCATTGACCTATTTCAAATTCAAATGCGACCAGTTAGTAACATAGAAGGATTGCAATACCTAACTGGTGCGACTAGCATCGATTTATATTCAGGAGGAGGCATTGTGGATTTGAGTCCGTTAAGTGAGCTTACTAACTTAACTAGATTAGACATTTCAAGAAACAAAATAACAGATTTGTCTCCAATAGCCAATTTAACCAATCTAACTTCTTTGGAGGTGGTTGAAAACTATATTACTGATTTAAGTCCGCTAGCAAGTATGTCCAAAATGGTGTATTTTTCTATGGTAAATCAAAAAATAACGAATCCTGAAATCAATTATGCAACATTCATTTCCATCCCGAATAAAATAAAAGATGTAGACGGGACCATTGTTGCGCCTTCTACAATTAGTAATAATGGGGTTTATAATTCACCTAATGTAGAGTGGTCTTTAACAGCTTATAATTCAACACTTTCCTATAATTATAGTAAGATAGTGACTATTGGAAATTCGCAAGGTTATTATAGTGGTGTTGTAACCCAACCATTAAAAGAAATAGAAGTAGCTTACACTGCTGATTTTGATGTAGATGGAGCGATAGTGGAAACAGAATCAGTACAAGCAGGAGAACTTGTTTCTGCACCAGCCAATCCAACAACAAAAGCTGGTTATACATTCGCTGGCTGGTATGATGCTAAAACAGGCGGAAACAAATGGGACTTTGCTGTGGATAAAATGCCGGCAAACGATATAACATTGTATGCACAATTTACAATTAAAAATGACAATGGTGGGTCAGCTACAGTTGATCCAACAACACCAGATAATCCAGAGAAGCATGACAAAGGTAAAAATAGTAAAACAAATATAGTAGTAAGTAATGGTGCAAGTACCAAAGCATCCATAAAAACGGCATTACCAAAAACCGGGGATAGTCGTCTGTGGGAAACGTTCGTTATAGGAATGATATTTTCTGCTTCCGGACTATTTCTTTGGAAGAAAAGAAGTTAA
- the ppsA gene encoding phosphoenolpyruvate synthase — MKPYVLRFQEIDEANQTLVGGKGKNLGECSKINSHLVPPGFCITTEAYKESFNENNHFQELIKQLATLKATNLLEIREISKNIREVIENTPISHTLVNEINRVLLEFNNREAFAVRSSATAEDLPSTSFAGQHDTYLNIIGEKELLRHISKCWASLFTERAIIYRIQNDFDHSKVYLSVVIQQMVFPIASGILFTADPITSNRKAVTIDASFGLGEAIVSGLVTADAYKVEENKIIEKIIASKKIAIYGQKNGGTEMRPIDLSKQTEQTLSDEQILALAKLGKKIEAYFGKPQDIEWCLVDNVFYIIQSRPITTLFPVPEINDQENHVYVSVAHQQMMTDAMKPLGLSFYLMTTPATMYPAGGRLFVDITESLSSPTTRDIMVNSLGQSDPLMKDALQTIVERENFIQMQSEDTTNKHVPSPAKLTNRTIPDISVVSELIMQNQESLEKLQLNIQSKNGTELFDFIVADLQELKNVLFNPTSIDAIMAGMDASAWLNENIYLWLNEKNVADTLSESAPNNVTSQMGLELLDVADAIRPHPVVINYLEQTSDIHFLDQLDLLAGGKEAKTAIENYLTKYGMRCPGEIDLTKTRWIENPTTLIPLILSNIKNFGPHASKQKFEQGEIASRNKEQEILERLKQLPGGSQKAIDTKAKIAVLRHFIGYREYPKYGMIHRYFIYKQALLKTADQLVQHGILKQKEDIYFLYFDELQETVRTNKVNYALITARKNDFTSYEKLTPPRIITSDGEIITGKYNRDNIPEKALIGLPVSSGIIKGRARVILDMEHADLEPGDILVTPFTDPSWTPTFVSIEGLITEVGGLMTHGAVIAREYGLPAVVGVENATKLIKDGQHILVNGTEGYIEILQ; from the coding sequence ATGAAGCCATATGTACTAAGATTCCAAGAGATTGACGAAGCAAACCAAACACTTGTCGGCGGAAAAGGAAAAAATCTAGGTGAGTGTTCTAAAATCAATAGCCATCTAGTTCCACCAGGTTTTTGCATTACAACAGAAGCTTACAAAGAAAGCTTCAACGAGAACAATCATTTTCAGGAATTAATCAAACAACTCGCTACTCTAAAAGCAACCAATCTTCTAGAAATTCGCGAAATAAGCAAGAATATCCGTGAAGTAATTGAAAATACACCTATCTCTCATACACTAGTCAATGAAATTAACCGAGTACTTTTAGAATTTAATAATCGAGAAGCATTCGCTGTTCGTTCTAGCGCAACTGCGGAAGACTTACCAAGCACTTCTTTTGCCGGTCAACATGATACTTATTTAAATATTATCGGGGAGAAAGAACTACTTCGACATATTAGCAAATGTTGGGCTTCTTTATTTACTGAACGGGCAATTATATATCGTATTCAAAATGATTTTGACCATAGCAAAGTATATCTTTCTGTCGTTATCCAACAAATGGTTTTCCCAATAGCATCCGGTATTTTATTTACAGCAGATCCGATTACTTCTAATCGAAAAGCAGTAACTATTGACGCTAGTTTTGGACTAGGCGAAGCAATCGTTTCCGGTTTAGTAACTGCAGATGCTTATAAAGTAGAAGAAAATAAAATTATAGAAAAAATAATTGCCAGCAAAAAAATCGCTATTTACGGTCAAAAAAACGGTGGCACCGAAATGCGCCCAATCGACCTTTCTAAACAAACCGAGCAAACGCTGTCTGACGAGCAAATATTAGCGCTCGCAAAGCTTGGCAAAAAAATCGAAGCTTACTTTGGAAAACCGCAAGATATTGAGTGGTGTTTAGTTGATAATGTCTTTTATATCATCCAAAGCCGCCCTATTACTACTTTATTTCCGGTTCCAGAAATTAACGACCAAGAAAATCACGTTTATGTATCCGTCGCTCATCAACAGATGATGACAGATGCCATGAAACCACTCGGCTTATCTTTTTACCTAATGACAACGCCAGCTACCATGTATCCCGCCGGTGGAAGATTATTCGTAGATATTACCGAAAGCCTCTCCTCTCCAACTACTCGAGATATTATGGTCAACTCACTCGGCCAATCAGATCCACTAATGAAAGACGCTTTACAAACCATAGTCGAACGTGAAAATTTCATCCAAATGCAATCTGAGGACACTACGAACAAACATGTTCCATCACCTGCAAAACTTACAAATCGAACAATTCCAGATATCTCTGTTGTTTCCGAACTAATAATGCAGAACCAAGAATCTCTTGAAAAACTACAACTAAACATTCAATCAAAAAACGGTACAGAACTATTCGATTTTATCGTAGCAGACCTCCAAGAATTAAAAAACGTCCTCTTTAACCCTACAAGTATTGATGCAATTATGGCTGGAATGGACGCTTCTGCTTGGTTAAATGAAAACATTTATTTATGGCTAAACGAAAAAAATGTTGCAGACACTTTATCTGAATCCGCACCGAATAATGTCACTTCGCAAATGGGATTAGAGTTATTAGATGTAGCAGATGCTATTCGACCACACCCAGTTGTAATCAACTATTTAGAGCAAACAAGCGACATTCATTTCTTAGATCAACTAGACCTATTGGCGGGTGGGAAAGAAGCAAAAACTGCCATTGAAAATTATCTGACTAAATACGGCATGCGTTGTCCTGGAGAAATTGATTTAACGAAAACTCGCTGGATAGAAAACCCAACTACGCTCATTCCATTAATTTTAAGCAACATTAAAAACTTTGGGCCTCATGCAAGTAAGCAGAAATTCGAACAAGGAGAAATTGCTTCCAGAAATAAAGAACAGGAAATTTTAGAACGCCTAAAGCAACTGCCGGGTGGTTCACAAAAAGCAATTGATACTAAAGCTAAAATAGCGGTTTTACGTCATTTTATCGGTTACCGGGAATACCCTAAATACGGAATGATTCATCGCTATTTCATCTATAAACAAGCATTACTAAAAACTGCCGACCAACTTGTTCAACATGGTATTCTTAAGCAAAAGGAAGATATTTATTTTCTTTATTTCGATGAATTGCAAGAAACGGTTCGCACCAATAAAGTCAATTATGCCCTCATCACTGCCCGAAAAAACGATTTTACTTCGTATGAAAAACTAACTCCACCGCGCATTATCACATCCGATGGAGAAATAATTACTGGAAAATATAATCGCGACAATATTCCAGAAAAAGCACTCATCGGATTACCAGTTTCATCTGGTATTATCAAAGGACGTGCTCGGGTTATTTTAGATATGGAACATGCTGATTTAGAGCCTGGAGATATTTTAGTTACCCCATTTACTGACCCGAGTTGGACACCAACATTCGTCTCCATAGAGGGTCTTATCACCGAGGTTGGTGGACTGATGACGCACGGTGCAGTTATCGCCCGAGAATATGGATTGCCAGCTGTTGTTGGAGTTGAAAACGCCACCAAACTAATTAAAGATGGTCAACATATTCTAGTAAATGGTACAGAAGGGTATATTGAGATACTTCAATAA
- a CDS encoding ZIP family metal transporter: MLNYLSTLNPVLLALLAGIFTWACTAAGASLVFFFKNLNKKWGNVMLGFAAGVMLAASFWSLLAPAIEMSKDMGRFSFVPALIGFLLGGIFLRAIDRIIPHLHFGFPEQAKEGPKTSLRKSILLVLSITIHNIPEGAAVGVAFGAVITGDTETLITAIVLALGIGIQNFPEGAAVSIPLRGEGLSRGKSFWYGQLSAVVEPIFAVLGAVLVVFVTPILPYALAFAAGAMIFVIVEELIPESQVEGSTDLATAATMAGFAVMMVLDVALG; this comes from the coding sequence TTGTTAAATTATTTATCAACACTAAATCCGGTATTATTAGCTCTACTTGCTGGAATTTTTACTTGGGCATGTACAGCAGCCGGAGCATCACTCGTATTTTTCTTTAAAAATTTGAATAAAAAATGGGGCAATGTAATGCTTGGGTTTGCTGCTGGAGTTATGCTGGCAGCAAGCTTTTGGTCACTACTTGCCCCGGCAATTGAAATGAGCAAAGACATGGGAAGATTTTCCTTTGTCCCAGCGCTCATCGGTTTCTTATTAGGTGGGATTTTCCTGCGTGCGATTGATCGGATTATTCCGCATCTGCATTTTGGTTTTCCGGAACAAGCGAAAGAAGGACCAAAAACATCGCTTCGGAAAAGCATCTTGCTCGTGTTATCGATTACGATACACAACATTCCAGAAGGGGCAGCAGTAGGGGTTGCTTTTGGGGCAGTTATCACTGGGGACACAGAGACATTAATTACAGCAATTGTACTGGCTCTTGGGATTGGGATTCAAAATTTCCCAGAAGGGGCAGCGGTATCGATACCATTACGAGGTGAAGGCTTGTCTCGAGGAAAAAGCTTTTGGTACGGTCAATTATCAGCTGTGGTAGAACCGATTTTTGCAGTACTCGGTGCAGTTCTAGTTGTTTTTGTAACACCGATATTACCATATGCGCTTGCATTTGCTGCAGGGGCGATGATTTTCGTTATTGTAGAAGAATTAATTCCAGAGTCGCAAGTCGAAGGTTCTACTGACCTAGCAACTGCTGCGACAATGGCGGGGTTTGCTGTGATGATGGTTCTAGATGTAGCACTTGGATAA
- a CDS encoding polysaccharide deacetylase family protein: protein MKIRWLRFLVAAILIIVVVFAGVKGYQKYQYTKSRNKVIAQMDKQMEEKNGSDFRRLDKTEDGIEIISYIPKTVKKEDNKTIQNEMEKATNLEKNKLKDKEGILFYTYHKQTLAKNAISYKVEQYEYVKTGSTQLTLENEKDICTNLVTDADTGALLTLGNVLIKNDETKLDVKTMLEQEIIKSGEIPLKDIGNLGEVKSLVDWDDTNFGLTSTELILPIEIPGYPKIKQVKLKLADIASDVNKRYLPDDIRIPATPKAKSGKKIALTFDDGPSPSVTPKVLATLKRYNAKATFFVLGSRVIANPGLVKQELDAGHQVGSHSWDHPQLTKLSKKEVYDQILKTQKVVFDQTGYFPTTMRPPYGAVNKEVAEEIGIPIIQWSVDTEDWKIRNPKSVTMKVLANASDGAIVLMHDIHPTTGDSLEKTLKLLKKQGYQFVTVNELFSEKLKIGKQYFDESESRMVK, encoded by the coding sequence GTGAAAATTAGGTGGCTTAGGTTTCTAGTTGCTGCTATTCTTATTATTGTTGTGGTTTTTGCTGGTGTGAAGGGATATCAAAAATATCAATATACGAAATCACGCAATAAAGTAATCGCGCAAATGGATAAGCAAATGGAAGAGAAAAATGGAAGTGATTTTCGCAGATTGGATAAGACAGAAGATGGAATCGAAATAATTTCATATATTCCTAAGACAGTAAAAAAAGAAGACAATAAAACGATTCAAAACGAAATGGAAAAAGCCACAAATTTAGAGAAAAATAAGCTTAAAGATAAGGAAGGGATTCTTTTTTATACTTATCATAAGCAAACGTTGGCGAAAAACGCAATATCTTATAAAGTAGAGCAATATGAGTACGTTAAAACTGGAAGTACGCAATTAACACTCGAAAATGAAAAAGATATTTGCACGAATTTGGTAACAGATGCTGATACAGGTGCGTTACTAACTCTAGGGAATGTTCTAATAAAGAATGACGAGACTAAATTAGACGTTAAAACTATGTTAGAACAAGAAATTATTAAATCAGGGGAAATTCCTCTTAAAGATATTGGGAATCTTGGGGAAGTCAAGAGTTTAGTCGATTGGGACGACACAAATTTTGGGTTAACAAGCACAGAGTTGATTTTACCAATTGAAATTCCAGGCTATCCAAAAATAAAACAAGTGAAATTAAAACTTGCTGATATTGCTAGTGATGTGAATAAACGTTATTTACCAGATGATATACGGATTCCTGCAACACCAAAAGCTAAATCAGGTAAAAAAATTGCCCTTACTTTTGATGATGGTCCGAGTCCGTCAGTTACGCCAAAAGTTTTGGCAACACTTAAGCGATATAATGCAAAAGCAACTTTCTTTGTCCTTGGATCTCGTGTAATAGCAAATCCGGGCTTAGTAAAACAAGAATTAGATGCTGGACATCAAGTAGGTAGCCATTCATGGGATCATCCACAATTAACTAAGCTTTCTAAAAAAGAAGTATATGATCAAATTTTAAAAACGCAAAAAGTGGTATTCGATCAAACGGGATATTTCCCAACAACGATGCGTCCGCCTTATGGTGCAGTGAACAAAGAGGTAGCTGAGGAGATTGGAATTCCAATCATTCAATGGTCCGTAGATACGGAAGATTGGAAAATCCGAAATCCAAAATCAGTAACAATGAAAGTCTTGGCTAATGCATCAGATGGAGCGATTGTATTAATGCATGATATCCATCCGACAACAGGGGATAGCCTCGAAAAAACATTAAAACTACTGAAAAAACAAGGTTATCAATTTGTTACAGTTAACGAGCTATTTAGCGAGAAATTAAAAATTGGTAAACAGTATTTTGATGAGAGTGAATCAAGAATGGTGAAATAA
- a CDS encoding DUF2829 domain-containing protein: protein MTFEEILPLIKANRRVIRTGFTGNEKHICLIEKAEFQDEDILPYFLIYVDGEGYSVYVPTICDLLAEDWEEVYD, encoded by the coding sequence TTGACGTTTGAAGAAATTTTACCCCTTATAAAAGCAAATAGGAGAGTAATCCGAACGGGCTTTACAGGAAATGAAAAGCATATTTGTCTAATTGAAAAAGCCGAGTTTCAAGACGAGGACATATTACCATATTTTCTTATTTATGTAGATGGAGAGGGATATTCTGTATATGTACCGACGATTTGTGACTTGTTAGCAGAGGATTGGGAAGAAGTTTATGATTAA
- a CDS encoding 3-oxoacyl-ACP reductase: protein MIKNKRVFITGTSSGIGLAQTELFLKKGAVVFGMDVQPTFIKHQNFHFFEGDVRDKKAIKEAVKYASVGGGIEILIHTAGVLDDYKPALDIDEAYFDYVMDTNFKSLHYLTQEVLKIMIENRKGIIITMASVAGLVAGGGGAAYTASKHAVIGYTKQLAYDYATYGIRVNGIAPGAIRTQMNQKDFEGDGEIAQQVANETPVGRWGEAEEVAKVTLFLASEGASYLQGAIIPVDGGWIIK, encoded by the coding sequence ATGATTAAAAATAAAAGAGTCTTTATTACAGGGACTTCTTCTGGTATCGGGCTTGCGCAAACAGAACTTTTTTTAAAAAAAGGAGCAGTAGTGTTTGGAATGGATGTTCAGCCAACTTTTATAAAACATCAAAATTTCCATTTTTTTGAGGGTGATGTAAGGGATAAAAAAGCTATAAAAGAGGCTGTTAAATATGCTAGTGTTGGGGGCGGGATTGAAATACTAATCCATACAGCTGGAGTATTAGACGATTATAAGCCGGCTTTAGACATAGATGAAGCATATTTTGACTATGTTATGGATACAAATTTTAAAAGTCTGCATTACTTAACGCAAGAAGTTCTAAAAATAATGATTGAAAATAGAAAAGGGATTATTATTACAATGGCTTCTGTAGCTGGTCTAGTCGCAGGTGGTGGAGGGGCAGCTTACACAGCTTCAAAGCATGCGGTTATTGGTTATACAAAACAATTAGCCTATGATTATGCTACCTATGGAATTAGAGTAAATGGTATTGCTCCAGGTGCTATTCGTACACAAATGAACCAAAAAGACTTTGAAGGTGATGGAGAGATAGCTCAGCAAGTAGCAAATGAAACGCCTGTTGGAAGATGGGGAGAAGCGGAAGAAGTTGCAAAAGTCACCTTATTTTTGGCAAGTGAAGGGGCATCTTATTTACAAGGGGCAATTATTCCCGTAGATGGTGGTTGGATTATAAAATAA
- a CDS encoding QueT transporter family protein codes for MDKTKSDYQVIELAQMALVTSLYIVVTFLLNPISYGAIQLRISEMFNLLVVFDRKYIWSITMGVVISNLYSPLGVIDAFIGGGSSFLALALTFMITSSIKRWSIKLIVASFIVSLSMFTVAAELKWVLGFPFLETYLFVGIGEVLTMLLGTIIILAINSKVDLKRILSKKW; via the coding sequence ATGGATAAAACTAAAAGTGATTATCAAGTGATTGAGTTAGCTCAGATGGCGCTGGTAACAAGTTTATATATCGTAGTAACTTTTCTGTTGAATCCTATCAGCTATGGAGCCATCCAACTACGAATATCCGAAATGTTTAACTTATTAGTAGTTTTTGATAGGAAATATATTTGGAGTATAACTATGGGAGTGGTAATTTCTAATTTATATTCTCCATTAGGTGTTATAGATGCTTTTATAGGCGGTGGGTCTAGTTTTCTTGCTCTAGCACTAACTTTTATGATTACATCAAGCATAAAAAGATGGAGTATTAAATTAATTGTAGCAAGTTTTATTGTGAGTTTATCTATGTTTACGGTGGCTGCAGAATTAAAATGGGTACTAGGATTTCCATTTTTAGAAACCTATTTATTTGTAGGGATTGGGGAAGTATTAACGATGCTTTTAGGAACGATAATCATCTTAGCTATCAATAGTAAAGTTGATTTGAAAAGAATCTTAAGTAAGAAATGGTAG